In Porites lutea chromosome 1, jaPorLute2.1, whole genome shotgun sequence, a single genomic region encodes these proteins:
- the LOC140943670 gene encoding uncharacterized protein encodes MGQRYTLFFTAREGREDDLRWALFDRKISPDLREPDTKQTALHLAAAKGRLGCVKLLIEAGAKPNVQEKDGLTPLHLAVYHGHASCVKCLIEHGADVNSTSRFGSTPLHQAAYFGHFDCAAVLLASGALANVEEAWGQTPLFLASQRAHSDVARLLLQYCAFVNQTDRAHYKTALHVACEAQSVACVQYLLDAGADPNVQAEHGRTPLHLVLRGEESGPLTQLLLEYGARCDIMDDNGNSAETVVQSLMTRYGNTSNVELCRSYQRLLELLWESQVKPKSLKRLCRLAIRKMLSPCSLEFVNSLSIPFCLKMYILHIVETGRWQK; translated from the exons ATGGGTCAGAGATACACACTGTTCTTCACAGCTCGTGAAGGGCGTGAAGATGACCTGCGATGGGCCCTGTTTGACAGGAAAATCTCTCCTGATCTGCGTGAACCAGATACCAAGCAGACAGCTTTGCATCTGGCTGCTGCAAAAGGACGTTTGGGCTGTGTTAAACTGTTGATTGAGGCTG GAGCAAAACCCAATGTACAGGAAAAGGATGGTCTGACCCCTCTTCATCTTGCTGTTTACCATGGCCATGCTAGCTGCGTCAAATGTCTCATTGAACATGGAGCAGATGTAAACAGCACATCAAG GTTTGGCAGCACTCCACTTCATCAAGCAGCGTACTTTGGTCACTTTGATTGTGCCGCAGTTTTACTCGCATCTGGAGCATTAGCTAATGTGGAGGAAGCCTGGGGCCAAACTCCATTGTTTTTAGCATCACAGAGGGCTCACAG TGATGTTGCCAGGCTTTTGTTGCAATATTGTGCATTTGTAAACCAGACTGACAGAGCTCATTATAAGACAGCTTTGCACGTGGCTTGTGAAGCCCAGAGTGTTGCTTGTGTGCAGTACCTACTTGATGCAGGAGCAGATCCTAATGTTCAAGCAGAACATGGCCGCACACCACTTCACTTAG TTCTCAGGGGAGAAGAGTCAGGGCCTTTAACACAACTTCTCCTTGAGTATGGAGCACGATGTGACATCATGGATGACAATGGTAATTCGGCAGAGACTGTTGTTCAGTCCTTAATGACGAGATATGGAAACACTTCAAATGTGGAGCTGTGTAGGTCTTATCAACGGCTGTTAGAGCTGCTCTGGGAAAGTCAAG TGAAGCCTAAAAGCTTGAAACGCCTCTGTCGTCTTGCAATCCGCAAGATGCTCTCACCATGCTCTCTGGAGTTTGTAAATTCTCTAAGCATTCCTTTTTGCCTCAAAATGTATATTCTTCACATAGTGGAAACAGGACGGTGGCAAAAATGA
- the LOC140943658 gene encoding xyloside xylosyltransferase 1-like, producing the protein MAVVSALLRYCMRHPARVLCITLLVLLVIASRFLYSSVPEQQHLHELNIMAGSLSRVGNRKLVHSKAKGYQPILPVKHVGVELENSEFKQAKGKERDEKENEKKFAKSGEIKMNFEAKASDAKEDSYHEQKIENDLTHRKIPDSERLRELAGKLPPFEEAEKEEESENELTHRKMADTERLHGNAGKLSPFEVAESNVESENDLNPQKIPDNEKNHENAGNALFPKVAKKDEELPETKISQEEGEQMHKAQRDNLTVRKDRKKSQKRDSSRQKNNIFMLLAKVGQTSPLAQRFKHCIKSICAHSTIHLTFHILTDNQGKLTSDNTFNEAAKVCRNGLNVTYYDVGEVVKKVQPVIKDLKPIFTNGDPNSYYSDSLFFVSTAIHHVLPKNMMRIISLDSDLLFQADIKHLFSEFDTFKSSMVLGLAREQQPVYRHVLHMFRNRNPGTNVGGPPPNGLTGFNSGVILVNLHNMRKSKLYNSLLNGSIVKELANRYSFQGHLGDQDFYSLINLEYPELFHILPCSWNRQLCTFWKDHGYTEVFDSYFNCSGPIHVYHGNCGTKMPNE; encoded by the exons atggcggtcgtTTCAGCCCTGCTTCGCTACTGCATGAGGCATCCAGCCCGTGTATTGTGTATCACTTTGTTAGTACTGCTTGTAATCGCCAGCCGATTTCTTTATTCTTCGGTTCCGGAACAGCAGCATCTTCACGAGCTAAATATTATGGCTGGCAGCTTATCACGTGTGGGTAACAGAAAACTTGTTCATTCTAAAGCGAAGGGATACCAACCTATTTTGCCTGTAAAACATGTAGGTGTTGAATTAGAAAATAGTGAGTTTAAACAGGCGAAAGGGAAAGAACGCGATgagaaagaaaatgagaaaaagttcGCAAAGTCGGGTGAAATAAAGATGAATTTCGAGGCGAAGGCATCAGATGCAAAAGAAGATAGTTATCACgaacaaaagattgaaaatgacTTAACTCATCGGAAAATTCCGGACAGTGAAAGGCTTCGTGAACTTGCAGGAAAATTACCACCGTTTGAGGAAgctgaaaaagaagaagaaagtgaaaatgagTTAACCCATCGGAAAATGGCAGACACTGAAAGATTGCATGGAAATGCGGGAAAGTTATCCCCTTTTGAGGTAGCCGAGAGCAATGTAGAGAGCGAAAATGACTTAAATCCTCAGAAAATTCCAGATAATGAGAAGAATCATGAAAATGCCGGGAATGCATTGTTTCCTAAAGTAGCTAAAAAGGATGAAGAGCTCCCAGAAACAAAGATATCACAAGAAGAGGGGGAGCAAATGCACAAAGCACAACGTGATAATCTGACTGTAAGGAAAGATCGAAAGAAGAGCCAAAAGCGTGACTCTTCTCGACAGAAGAACAACATCTTCATGCTGCTTGCCAAAGTTGGCCAGACAAGTCCCCTTGCTCAACGGTTCAAGCATTGTATCAAGTCAATATGTGCACATTCAACAATACATCTGACTTTTCATATTTTAACTGACAATCAGGGGAAACTGACAAGTGACAATACCTTTAATGAAGCTGCCAAAGTGTGTAGGAATGGATTGAATGTGACATACTATGATGTTGGGGAGGTGGTAAAAAAGGTCCAGCCAGTTATTAAAGATCTCAAG CCCATCTTTACCAATGGTGATCCCAATTCTTACTACAGTGATTCTCTGTTCTTTGTATCAACTGCAATTCATCATGTTTTGCCTAAAAATATGATGCGCATCATATCACTGGATTCAGACTTGCTTTTCCAAGCAGACATCAAGCATttgttttctgagtttgatACCTTTAAGTCCAGCATGGTCCTTGGTCTTGCAAGAGAACAACAACCTGTCTATAGACATGTTTTGCACATGTTTCGAAACCGAAATCCTGGCACAAATGTCGGCGGACCACCTCCTAATGGCCTTACAGGATTTAACAGTGGGGTAATCTTAGTCAATCTACACAACATGCGCAAATCAAAACTGTACAACAGTCTCTTAAATGGCAGTATAGTGAAAGAACTTGCCAATAGGTACTCTTTTCAAGGGCACCTTGGCGATCAAGACTTTTATTCCTTAATCAATTTGGAATACCCTGAACTCTTTCACATCCTTCCATGTTCGTGGAATCGTCAATTATGTACTTTCTGGAAGGATCATGGATATACTGAAGTCTTTGATTCATACTTCAACTGTTCTGGACCCATTCATGTGTATCATGGCAACTGTGGGACTAAAATGCCTAATGAATGA
- the LOC140943682 gene encoding small ribosomal subunit protein mS22-like, giving the protein MATSCRFRLFKTPLRLLVSRSFCVNESSKSHRNFLTFDNKDVRSILKKITGRNLDKIYSARKQDLTVPTYKLMTDSEFLQAQQEIEGKAEKLLQMPPVMEERQEIDEVLEENKDIAHFSETSYVFTDISTSVCNRTRLITIREANGRLRKARWEERDRMNQIYFPKPGRKHEIPELLKDENLKRVFQQNRHEDALDLTVVQFEPDSADYIRVHHKTYEDIVLSDKFDLLRSTRHFGGLVYYLVKAQRIMELIEDMMTRDLWEDCVEVVKLHHLLHPYSKIAEQAIRNNLKGLFMLRAYVRRHGSPESMERLEEYMLYRENEKAQISNN; this is encoded by the exons ATGGCGACCTCTTGTAGATTTCGCCTTTTTAAAACTCCTTTACGATTGCTAGTTTCAAGGTCCTTTTGCGTGAATGAATCTTCTAAAAGCCATCGGAACTTTCTAACTTTCGATAACAAAGATGTAAGATCCATTTTGAAGAAAATCACGGGTCGCAACTTGGACAAAATCTACTCTGCACGCAAACAAGATCTGACTGTTCCCACATACAAATTAATGACAGATTCCGAGTTTCTACAG gctcAACAAGAAATTGAAGGGAAAGCTGAAAAATTACTTCAAATGCCACCTGTGATGGAAGAACGGCAGGAGATCGATGAAGTGTTGGAAGAAAATAAGGACATAGCTCATTTTTCTGAGACGAGTTATGTCTTCACTGATATTAGTACCAGTGTGTGCAACAGG ACCAGGTTAATAACCATAAGAGAGGCAAATGGAAGATTACGAAAAGCCAGGTGGGAGGAAAGGGACAGAATGAATCAGATATACTTTCCGAAACCAGGGAGAAAACATGAAATACCTGAACTGCTAAAAGATGAAAACCTTAAG AGAGTGTTTCAACAGAATCGCCATGAAGATGCTCTTGATCTGACAGTTGTACAGTTTGAGCCTGATTCAGCAGATTATATCAGA GTACATCACAAGACTTATGAAGACATTGTACTCAGTGACAAGTTTGATCTTTTGAGATCAACGAGACACTTTGGAGGACTGGTTTATTACCTTGTAAAGGCTCAAAGAATAATGGAACTAATTGAAGACATGATGACGAGAGACCT TTGGGAAGACTGCGTGGAAGTGGTAAAACTTCATCATCTTCTACATCCCTACAGTAAGATAGCTGAACAAGCAATCAGAAACAATCTTAAAGGATTGTTTATGTTGCGG GCCTACGTTAGAAGGCACGGATCGCCTGAGTCAATGGAGAGATTGGAAGAGTATATGCTTTATAGAGAGAACGAGAAGGCGCAAATTtctaataattaa